The Euphorbia lathyris chromosome 3, ddEupLath1.1, whole genome shotgun sequence genome contains a region encoding:
- the LOC136223936 gene encoding syntaxin-72-like, protein MGVIDILFRVDEICKKYDKYDVDKQREQNPLGDDAFANLYSSVESAIDAAIQKSEAASMETNRAAVVAMNAEVRRTKARLADEIPKLKKLANKKVKGLSKEEQAIRHDLVLALPDRILAIPDGGNTAASGGWAGSTSHQNIKFDYSEEQMNSDFFEQSEESSQFRQEYDARKIKQDEGLDVISEGLETLKHLAHDMNEELDRQVPLIDEIDTKVDKATSDLKNTNVRLKETLVQIRSSRNFCIDIILLCVILGIASYLYNVLK, encoded by the exons ATGGGCGTCATTGACATTCTCTTCAGAGTCGATGAGATTTGCAAGAAATATGACAAGTACGATGTCGACAAGCAGCGCGAGCAGAATCCTTTGGGAGATGATGCTTTTGCTAACCTCTATTCCTCCGTTGAGTCTGCCATTGATGCCGCTATCCAA AAATCTGAGGCTGCTTCAATGGAGACGAACCGCGCTGCTGTGGTTGCAATGAACGCAGAGGTTCGCAGAACTAAAGCTCGATTGGCGGATGAAATTCCTAAACTGAAAAAATTGGCTAacaagaag GTCAAAGGGCTTTCAAAAGAAGAACAAGCAATCCGGCATGACCTGGTTCTTGCTCTCCCAGATAGAATTCTAGCCATTCCAGATGGTGGAAACACGGCAGCATCTGGAGGATGGGCAGGATCAACATCTCATCAAAATATTAAGTTTGACTATTCAG AAGAACAAATGAACAGTGATTTTTTTGAACAATCTGAGGAATCAAGTCAATTTAGACAAGAGTATGATGCGCGGAAGATAAAACAG GATGAAGGTCTTGATGTTATATCAGAAGGATTGGAAACCCTGAAACATTTAGCTCATGATATGAATGAG GAATTGGACAGGCAGGTTCCTTTAATTGATGAAATTGATACAAAA GTGGACAAGGCAACTTCAGATCTTAAAAACACAAATGTTAGGTTGAAGGAAACACTTGTACAG ATAAGGTCCAGTAGAAACTTCTGCATTGACATTATTCTGCTTTGCGTAATCCTGGGAATTGCTTCCTACTTGTACAA TGTATTGAAGTAA
- the LOC136222619 gene encoding NAC transcription factor 29-like has translation METEARTTFQFPPGFRFHPSDEELIVHYLRNKVASRPFPPSIIAEIDLYKYNPWELPRKALFGEEEWYFFTPRERKYPNGARPNRAAGLGYWKATGTDRSILSGSGSKNIGVKKALVFYMGRPSKGIKTDWIMNEYRLLDSTIKSSRFKGSMRLDDWVLCRVRQKGSITKNAYEDLDNSNNKDIIWQLPTLEEACSPYTKYKNDMITECLNNDCPVLASILAGQTLPSFQTISQESNMDSSYSSVYQDGSPLNSSFKRKSNEEAECANFLQSNKKTSSDHGNHDLQPRGALHCRDENQSEDSFYNPNMFDLINGFPEFHEFPSTITYIC, from the exons ATGGAAACAGAAGCAAGAACAACTTTCCAATTCCCTCCAGGATTCAGGTTTCATCCATCTGATGAAGAACTTATTGTTCATTACTTGCGAAACAAAGTCGCTTCGCGTCCCTTTCCTCCGTCTATCATAGCTGAAATCGATCTTTACAAGTACAATCCATGGGAGCTACCTA GGAAGGCTTTGTTTGGAGAAGAAGAATGGTATTTCTTTACTCCAAGAGAGAGGAAGTATCCGAACGGAGCGAGGCCAAACAGGGCAGCAGGATTAGGATACTGGAAAGCAACTGGTACTGATAGATCTATTCTCTCTGGCTCAGGATCAAAAAACATTGGAGTGAAAAAAGCTTTGGTATTTTACATGGGTCGACCTTCCAAAGGAATCAAGACTGATTGGATTATGAATGAATATAGACTTCTAGACTCGACCATCAAATCCTCCAGATTCAAAGGCTCCATGAGG TTAGATGACTGGGTACTATGCCGGGTTAGGCAGAAAGGCAGCATCACAAAAAATGCATACGAAGACCTGGACAACAGCAATAACAAAGACATTATATGGCAATTACCAACACTGGAGGAAGCATGTAGTCCATACACAAAATATAAGAATGACATGATCACTGAATGTTTAAACAATGATTGTCCAGTCCTAGCTTCTATCCTTGCTGGCCAAACTTTACCTTCCTTTCAAACCATTTCTCAAGAAAGCAACATGGACAGTAGCTATTCTTCAGTCTACCAAGACGGAAGCCCCTTGAATAGCtcatttaaaagaaaaagtaaTGAGGAAGCTGAGTGTGCCAATTTCCTTCAATCAAACAAGAAGACAAGCAGTGACCATGGAAACCATGATCTTCAACCTAGGGGTGCACTACACTGCAGGGATGAAAACCAATCTGAAGACAGCTTCTACAATCCTAACATGTTTGATCTAATCAACGGCTTTCCCGAGTTTCATGAATTTCCCTCCACTATCACATACATATGCTAA